A single window of Streptomyces sp. NBC_00464 DNA harbors:
- the map gene encoding type I methionyl aminopeptidase, with translation MSGQSLLVPGELTPVRSVPGNIRRPEYVGKPAPTPYSGPEVQDADTVERMRIAGRIAAQAMAEAAKHIAPGVTTDELDRVAHEFMVDHGAYPSTLGYRGFPKSLCTSLNEVICHGIPDSTVLRDGDIVNLDVTAYINGVHGDNNATYLCGDVDEESRLLVERTEESLRRAIKAVRPGRQVNVIGRVIESYAKRFGYGVVRDFTGHGINSSFHSGLIIPHYDSPHATTVMQPGMTFTIEPMLTLGSHDYDMWDDGWTVVTKDRKRTAQFEHTLVVTETGADILTLP, from the coding sequence ATGTCTGGTCAGTCGCTGCTTGTACCCGGGGAGCTCACTCCCGTCCGTTCCGTGCCCGGAAACATCAGGCGCCCCGAGTATGTGGGCAAGCCCGCCCCGACGCCGTACAGCGGCCCGGAGGTCCAGGACGCGGACACCGTCGAGCGCATGCGCATCGCGGGACGCATCGCCGCCCAGGCCATGGCCGAGGCCGCGAAGCACATCGCCCCGGGCGTCACCACGGACGAACTCGACCGGGTCGCCCATGAGTTCATGGTCGACCACGGCGCGTATCCGTCGACGCTGGGCTACCGGGGCTTCCCCAAGTCGCTCTGCACCTCGCTCAACGAGGTGATCTGCCACGGCATCCCCGACTCGACCGTGCTGCGTGACGGCGACATCGTGAACCTCGATGTGACCGCGTACATCAACGGGGTGCACGGCGACAACAACGCCACCTACCTCTGCGGCGACGTGGACGAGGAGTCGCGGCTGCTCGTGGAGCGCACCGAGGAGTCGCTGCGGCGGGCGATCAAGGCGGTGCGGCCGGGCCGCCAGGTCAATGTGATCGGCCGGGTCATCGAGTCGTACGCGAAGCGCTTCGGCTACGGGGTGGTGCGGGACTTCACGGGGCACGGGATCAACTCCTCGTTCCACTCCGGGCTGATCATTCCGCACTACGACAGCCCGCACGCCACCACCGTGATGCAGCCCGGGATGACGTTCACCATCGAGCCGATGCTGACGCTCGGATCCCACGACTACGACATGTGGGACGACGGCTGGACCGTGGTCACGAAGGACCGCAAGCGCACCGCGCAGTTCGAGCACACGCTGGTGGTGACGGAGACGGGCGCCGACATCCTGACGCTCCCGTAA
- a CDS encoding HtaA domain-containing protein yields the protein MAATRRPIALAAAVATAAALGAAFALPALAAEQSAQSATAAAPAMELKDGTLDWGFKESFRKYVGAAGKVTVKDGATQAEGNGVFTFVNGKGSYDMTTHGTDTAFEGGVNFSAHGGVLDITLSDVKLSTAGTGGAITADVATPAGTANDVAVADLDLSAVRPGQGAGGAMVFKDIPAKLTKAGSEAFNGQYKEGEVLDPATLTVKAVATPTEKPTDPAEPTGKPTEKPTEKPTDPAGPTEKPVKPTTQPTDATPKPSPTTTVTDKPAADPGAIVDGTLDWGVKASFRSYVTGPIAHGKVETTAGATASGNGYRFPDATGHFDAGKQTLSAAFDGKVRFLGHEENGAYTLDLSLTNLEIQADGTKGKLIADVSTKDRETKKTATYTGLAVADLKLPAGGLTAKDGVVTLSAVPAALTADGTKAFGGMYEAGDQLDALTVSVALDKDAELPSVQGSSTGGSTGGSSTTGSSTTGGASIGGTVGGAGTVGGSGALASTGSDLPAGALFAASGVIVAAGAGAVVVARRRRTV from the coding sequence ATGGCAGCCACCCGCCGCCCCATAGCCCTTGCCGCAGCCGTCGCCACGGCGGCCGCGCTCGGCGCCGCCTTCGCCCTTCCGGCACTCGCGGCCGAACAGTCCGCGCAGAGCGCCACCGCGGCCGCCCCCGCCATGGAGCTCAAGGACGGCACGCTGGACTGGGGCTTCAAGGAGTCCTTCCGCAAGTACGTCGGCGCCGCCGGAAAGGTCACCGTCAAGGACGGTGCCACGCAGGCCGAGGGCAACGGTGTGTTCACCTTTGTCAACGGCAAGGGCTCGTACGACATGACCACGCACGGCACCGACACGGCCTTCGAGGGCGGCGTCAACTTCTCGGCGCACGGCGGTGTCCTGGACATCACCCTCTCGGACGTCAAGCTCTCCACGGCCGGCACGGGCGGCGCGATCACCGCCGACGTGGCGACCCCGGCCGGCACCGCGAACGATGTGGCGGTCGCCGACCTCGACCTCTCGGCCGTCCGGCCGGGGCAGGGAGCCGGCGGGGCGATGGTCTTCAAGGACATCCCCGCCAAGCTGACGAAGGCGGGCTCCGAGGCCTTCAATGGCCAGTACAAGGAGGGCGAGGTGCTCGACCCCGCCACGCTCACGGTGAAGGCGGTCGCAACCCCGACCGAGAAGCCGACGGACCCGGCCGAGCCGACCGGGAAGCCGACGGAGAAGCCCACCGAGAAGCCGACGGACCCGGCCGGGCCGACCGAGAAGCCCGTGAAGCCCACCACGCAGCCGACGGATGCGACGCCGAAGCCGTCCCCGACCACCACGGTCACCGACAAGCCGGCCGCCGACCCGGGCGCGATCGTCGACGGCACCCTGGACTGGGGCGTCAAGGCCTCCTTCCGTTCGTACGTCACGGGCCCCATCGCCCACGGCAAGGTCGAGACGACCGCCGGTGCCACCGCGTCCGGCAACGGCTACCGCTTCCCCGACGCCACCGGCCACTTCGACGCCGGGAAGCAGACCCTGAGCGCCGCGTTCGACGGCAAGGTCCGCTTCCTGGGCCACGAGGAGAACGGCGCCTACACCCTCGACCTGTCCCTGACCAACCTGGAGATCCAGGCGGACGGCACCAAGGGCAAGCTCATCGCCGACGTGTCCACCAAGGACCGTGAGACGAAGAAGACGGCCACCTACACCGGCCTTGCCGTGGCCGACCTCAAGCTGCCCGCCGGCGGACTCACCGCCAAGGACGGTGTGGTGACCCTCTCGGCCGTACCGGCGGCCCTCACCGCCGACGGCACCAAGGCCTTCGGCGGGATGTACGAGGCGGGCGACCAGCTCGACGCGCTGACCGTCTCGGTCGCCCTCGACAAGGACGCCGAACTCCCGTCGGTCCAGGGCTCGTCCACCGGCGGCTCGACGGGCGGCTCGTCCACCACCGGCTCGTCCACCACCGGCGGTGCGTCCATCGGCGGCACCGTGGGCGGCGCAGGCACGGTCGGCGGCTCGGGCGCCCTCGCCTCCACCGGCTCCGACCTCCCGGCCGGCGCCCTGTTCGCCGCCTCGGGCGTCATCGTGGCCGCCGGTGCGGGAGCGGTCGTCGTGGCCCGCCGTCGCCGTACCGTCTGA
- the npdG gene encoding NADPH-dependent F420 reductase, with translation MTTNDSGSAPKPPAKDPWDLPDVSGLTIGVLGGTGPQGRGLAYRFARAGHGVIIGSRAADRAQTAADELGHGVRGADNAACARDSDVVIVAVPWDGHAKTLESLRDELVGKLVIDCVNPLGFDKKGAYALKPEEGSAAEQAAALLPESRVTAAFHHLSAVLLQDEAIEEIDTDVLVLGEARADTDIVQALAGRIPGMRGIFAGRLRNAHQVESLVANLISVNRRYKAHAGLRTTDV, from the coding sequence ATGACTACGAATGACAGCGGCAGCGCCCCCAAGCCCCCCGCCAAGGACCCCTGGGACCTCCCCGACGTGTCCGGGCTGACCATCGGCGTCCTCGGCGGCACCGGGCCGCAGGGCCGCGGACTCGCGTACCGGTTCGCCCGCGCCGGACACGGCGTGATCATCGGCTCCCGTGCGGCGGACCGCGCACAGACCGCCGCCGATGAGCTGGGGCACGGCGTCCGTGGCGCGGACAACGCCGCGTGCGCGCGCGACAGCGACGTGGTGATCGTCGCCGTGCCGTGGGACGGGCACGCCAAGACCCTGGAGTCCCTGCGCGACGAGCTCGTCGGCAAGCTCGTCATCGACTGCGTCAACCCGCTCGGCTTCGACAAGAAGGGCGCCTACGCCCTGAAGCCCGAGGAGGGCAGCGCCGCCGAGCAGGCCGCCGCCCTGCTGCCGGAGTCCCGCGTCACCGCCGCCTTCCACCACCTCTCGGCGGTACTGCTCCAGGACGAGGCGATCGAGGAGATCGACACCGACGTGCTGGTGCTGGGCGAGGCCCGCGCCGACACCGACATCGTCCAGGCGCTGGCCGGCCGGATCCCGGGCATGCGCGGCATCTTCGCGGGCCGGCTCCGCAACGCCCACCAGGTCGAGTCGCTCGTCGCCAACCTGATCTCGGTCAACCGCCGCTACAAGGCACACGCCGGGCTGCGTACCACCGACGTCTGA
- a CDS encoding PhzF family phenazine biosynthesis protein: MNDYDVPAGIDVLRVFCGPDGRHGNALGVVRDGRDHPDEVSRQELARKLGFSETVFVDDPERGHLDIYTPGLRLPFAGHPVVGAAWLLDLEVLELGVGEVFARQDGEFSWISARPEWAPPRTLQQYASDAEVDALPAPPPGEGWLYAWAWEDEAAGRVRARAFPRRDDGIAEDEATGAAALLLSDRLGRALNIRQGRGSQILTAPAPDGTVEIGGRVVLAQAGL; the protein is encoded by the coding sequence GTGAATGACTACGACGTACCCGCCGGAATCGACGTACTGCGCGTGTTCTGCGGCCCCGACGGCCGGCACGGCAACGCGCTCGGAGTCGTACGCGACGGACGCGACCACCCCGACGAGGTCTCCCGGCAGGAGCTCGCCCGGAAGCTCGGCTTCAGCGAGACCGTGTTCGTGGACGACCCAGAGCGCGGTCATCTGGACATCTACACACCGGGTCTCCGGCTGCCGTTCGCCGGGCATCCCGTGGTCGGCGCCGCGTGGCTGCTCGACCTGGAGGTCCTGGAGCTCGGGGTGGGGGAGGTGTTCGCCCGCCAGGACGGGGAGTTCAGCTGGATCTCCGCCCGCCCGGAGTGGGCACCGCCGCGCACGCTTCAGCAGTACGCCTCGGACGCCGAGGTCGACGCGCTGCCCGCCCCGCCGCCGGGTGAGGGCTGGCTCTACGCCTGGGCATGGGAGGACGAGGCCGCGGGCCGGGTGCGGGCGCGGGCGTTCCCCCGGCGGGACGACGGGATCGCGGAGGACGAGGCGACCGGGGCGGCGGCGCTGCTGCTCAGCGACCGGCTGGGCCGGGCCCTGAACATCAGACAGGGCCGCGGCTCCCAGATCCTCACGGCACCCGCACCGGACGGCACGGTGGAGATCGGCGGCCGGGTCGTGCTGGCGCAGGCAGGCCTGTAG
- a CDS encoding ATP-binding protein — translation MRYGILGTTQALRDDGTAVAIGGARLRALLAVLALRTGRTVPVAVLVDEVWDGEPPADAPGALQALVGRLRRILGHAAVASADNGYRLAAEPDSVDLYRFERLAGEGARALAAGDPAKALSVLDDALGLWRGPALADLPDRHAVAARWTARRLDARRTRLDAALALGRADEVLPELAALCDEHPLDEPLQALRLRALRDAGRMAQALAAYDEVRTVLADRLGTDPGPGLSALHAELLRQEPARPAPQAAPRTPVPAVRQGNLRARLTSFVGRERDIEALREDLSRGRLVTLLGPGGAGKTRLSQETAESFDPASWPDGVWLAELAPVDDPEAVAEAVLGALGARETVLRGAGAEELRAAERGADEPLARLTEHCTRRRMLLLLDNCEHVIEAAAALADHLLARCPELTVLATSREPLGVPGEFVRPVEPLPDPTALRLLAERGAAALPGFRVDADEATAAATAEICRRLDGLPLAIELAAARLRMLTPQQIADRLDDRFRLLTSGSRTVLPRQQTLRAVVDWSWDLLAEDERSTLRRLSVFAGGCTLEAAEAVCADGPRQAREVAGLLGSLVDKSLVVAAPAADGGMRYRLLETVGEYADERLDGTGERDAVERRHLVYFRELARTTDPLLRGAGQRAAIELLRREYENLRTALRHAVAARDEQESLCLVISLSWYWQIRNLRSDALHWADAAAALGPDPFAPPVRPAPSIHERCTDAPPPMGPELLQEARRQVALVQLVSMDHAMDEWTNEASMERLRGIAATYQVGQPQTCRSPASLWFFAVMLTGGVADLRHLLDETVRAAREFGYEWELAAALQMRANVLANRPDWAGEAHVDADESLEIFSRLGDDWGMAEALSSRGEAYEKTGDFTRAAEDYQAAVGYAEKLGALAQVSVLRTRYASALTELDRGAEGEAILYEVLADGRHTGHEARPAARLYLALWLGRSGRTDEAREQFAILLEEFKSQTMAIFEGFVLGGLAWLDNLDGDHARALDHVRQALAHLGDPLTQMVAPQMAVIHLVTAAWALGGLGEEHGAELGARLLAAGRALLPQGHFLTSMERENFARAEALVRTVLGDDDAYEAAYAEGGGLSLEEATALVDAYRD, via the coding sequence GTGCGCTACGGCATCCTCGGTACCACCCAGGCACTTCGCGACGACGGCACGGCCGTCGCCATCGGCGGGGCGCGGCTGCGTGCCCTGCTCGCCGTGCTCGCGCTGCGCACCGGCCGGACGGTGCCCGTCGCGGTGCTCGTCGACGAGGTGTGGGACGGGGAGCCGCCCGCCGACGCGCCGGGCGCACTGCAGGCGCTGGTGGGGCGGCTGCGGCGGATACTCGGCCATGCGGCGGTCGCCTCGGCGGACAACGGCTACCGGCTGGCCGCCGAGCCGGACAGCGTCGACCTCTACCGCTTCGAACGCCTCGCGGGCGAGGGGGCGCGAGCCCTGGCGGCGGGCGATCCGGCGAAGGCCCTGAGCGTCCTCGACGATGCGCTCGGCCTGTGGCGCGGACCGGCGCTGGCCGACCTGCCCGACCGGCACGCCGTCGCGGCCCGCTGGACCGCCCGCCGCCTCGACGCCCGCAGGACCCGGCTCGACGCGGCGCTCGCGCTCGGCCGGGCCGACGAGGTGCTGCCGGAGCTGGCCGCGCTCTGCGACGAGCACCCCCTCGACGAACCGCTCCAGGCCTTGCGGCTGCGGGCCCTGCGCGACGCCGGGCGCATGGCCCAGGCGCTGGCCGCGTACGACGAGGTGCGCACCGTACTCGCCGACCGGCTCGGCACCGACCCGGGACCCGGGCTGAGCGCGCTGCATGCCGAACTGCTCCGTCAGGAACCGGCCCGGCCCGCCCCGCAGGCCGCCCCTCGCACCCCCGTACCGGCTGTCCGGCAGGGCAATCTCCGGGCCCGGCTCACCAGCTTCGTCGGGCGCGAGCGCGATATCGAAGCCCTGCGCGAGGACCTTTCCCGGGGCCGGCTGGTCACCCTCCTCGGACCCGGCGGGGCCGGCAAGACCCGGCTCTCCCAGGAGACCGCGGAATCCTTCGACCCCGCGTCCTGGCCGGACGGCGTCTGGCTGGCCGAACTCGCGCCCGTCGACGACCCGGAAGCGGTGGCGGAGGCGGTCCTCGGCGCACTCGGCGCCCGCGAGACCGTGCTGCGCGGGGCCGGTGCCGAGGAGCTCCGGGCCGCCGAACGCGGTGCCGATGAACCCCTCGCCCGGCTCACCGAGCACTGCACCCGGCGCCGCATGCTGCTGCTCCTGGACAACTGCGAGCATGTGATCGAGGCCGCCGCGGCCCTCGCCGACCATCTGCTGGCCCGCTGCCCCGAGCTCACCGTCCTCGCCACCAGCCGCGAACCCCTCGGCGTCCCGGGCGAGTTCGTCCGGCCCGTCGAGCCGCTGCCCGACCCGACGGCACTGCGCCTGCTGGCCGAGCGCGGCGCCGCCGCACTGCCGGGCTTCCGCGTCGACGCCGACGAGGCGACCGCGGCGGCCACCGCCGAGATCTGCCGCCGCCTGGACGGTCTGCCGCTCGCCATCGAACTCGCCGCGGCCCGGCTGCGGATGCTCACCCCGCAGCAGATCGCCGACCGGCTCGACGACCGGTTCCGGCTGCTGACGAGCGGCAGCCGCACCGTGCTCCCGCGCCAGCAGACCCTGCGGGCCGTCGTCGACTGGTCCTGGGACCTCCTCGCCGAGGACGAACGCAGCACCCTGCGCCGGCTGTCCGTCTTCGCCGGCGGCTGCACCCTCGAAGCGGCGGAGGCGGTCTGCGCGGACGGGCCGCGGCAGGCGCGGGAGGTCGCCGGGCTGCTCGGATCGCTCGTCGACAAGTCCCTGGTCGTCGCGGCACCCGCGGCGGACGGCGGGATGCGCTACCGCCTCCTGGAGACCGTCGGCGAGTACGCGGACGAGCGGCTCGACGGGACGGGGGAGCGGGACGCGGTGGAGCGCCGGCACCTCGTGTACTTCCGGGAGCTGGCCCGTACCACCGACCCCCTGCTCCGCGGCGCCGGACAGCGCGCCGCCATCGAACTCCTCCGGCGCGAGTACGAGAACCTGCGCACCGCCCTGCGGCACGCCGTCGCCGCGCGCGACGAGCAGGAGTCGCTGTGCCTGGTGATCTCGCTCTCCTGGTACTGGCAGATCCGCAATCTGCGCAGCGACGCCCTGCACTGGGCGGATGCCGCCGCGGCCCTCGGCCCGGACCCGTTCGCCCCACCCGTGCGGCCCGCGCCCTCGATCCACGAACGCTGCACCGACGCGCCCCCGCCCATGGGACCCGAGCTGCTCCAGGAGGCGCGGCGTCAGGTGGCGCTGGTCCAGCTGGTCAGCATGGACCACGCGATGGACGAGTGGACGAACGAGGCCAGCATGGAGCGGCTGCGGGGCATCGCCGCCACCTACCAGGTCGGCCAGCCGCAGACCTGCCGAAGCCCCGCATCGCTCTGGTTCTTCGCCGTCATGCTCACCGGAGGCGTCGCGGACCTGAGGCATCTGCTGGACGAAACGGTCCGTGCGGCAAGGGAGTTCGGCTACGAGTGGGAGCTGGCAGCGGCGCTCCAGATGCGCGCCAACGTGCTCGCCAACCGCCCCGACTGGGCGGGCGAGGCTCATGTGGACGCAGACGAGAGCCTGGAGATCTTCAGCCGGCTCGGCGACGACTGGGGGATGGCCGAGGCGCTCTCCTCGCGTGGCGAGGCGTACGAGAAGACCGGCGACTTCACCCGGGCGGCCGAGGACTACCAGGCCGCGGTCGGCTACGCGGAGAAGCTCGGCGCCCTGGCCCAGGTGTCGGTGCTGCGCACCCGGTACGCCTCCGCGCTCACCGAGCTCGACCGCGGCGCGGAGGGTGAGGCGATCCTGTACGAGGTGCTTGCCGACGGACGGCACACGGGGCACGAGGCGAGGCCGGCGGCCCGGCTGTACCTGGCCCTGTGGCTGGGCCGCAGCGGCCGTACGGACGAGGCCCGTGAGCAGTTCGCCATCCTGCTCGAAGAGTTCAAGTCCCAGACCATGGCGATCTTCGAGGGGTTCGTGCTGGGCGGTCTGGCCTGGCTGGACAACCTGGACGGGGACCATGCCCGCGCCCTGGACCATGTCCGGCAGGCGCTGGCGCACCTGGGCGACCCGCTGACGCAGATGGTGGCGCCCCAGATGGCGGTGATCCACCTGGTCACCGCGGCGTGGGCGCTGGGCGGGCTGGGCGAGGAGCACGGGGCGGAGCTCGGTGCGCGGCTGCTGGCCGCCGGCCGGGCGCTGCTGCCGCAGGGGCACTTCCTGACGTCGATGGAGCGGGAGAACTTCGCCCGGGCCGAGGCCCTGGTCCGTACCGTGCTCGGGGACGACGATGCCTACGAGGCCGCGTACGCCGAGGGCGGCGGCCTCTCCCTGGAGGAGGCCACCGCCCTCGTGGACGCGTACCGGGACTGA
- a CDS encoding biliverdin-producing heme oxygenase — MDATVTATPFSTLIRTASHEQHTEAETSTFMSDLLGGRLGVDAYTRYTEQLWFVYRALEEGAQALADDPVAGPFIQPELMRTAELERDLAHLRGADWRDDLEPLPATAAYAGRVAECARTWPAGYIAHHYTRYLGDLSGGQIIRDKAEKTWGLAHKGDGVRFYVFEEISNPASFKRGYRELLDAVDADDLEKQRIVDECKRAFALNTAVFRELGEVFPLSA, encoded by the coding sequence TTGGACGCAACCGTCACCGCCACGCCCTTCTCGACGCTGATCCGCACCGCGTCGCACGAGCAGCACACCGAGGCCGAGACCTCGACCTTCATGAGCGATCTCCTCGGCGGGCGCCTCGGCGTGGACGCGTACACGCGCTACACCGAGCAGCTGTGGTTCGTGTACCGGGCACTGGAGGAGGGGGCGCAGGCACTGGCCGACGACCCGGTCGCCGGGCCGTTCATCCAGCCCGAGCTGATGCGCACCGCCGAGCTGGAGCGGGATCTGGCGCATCTGCGGGGTGCGGACTGGCGCGATGACCTGGAGCCGCTCCCGGCCACGGCCGCGTACGCCGGCCGGGTGGCCGAGTGTGCCCGCACCTGGCCCGCGGGATACATCGCGCACCACTACACCCGCTACCTGGGCGACCTGTCGGGCGGGCAGATCATCCGCGACAAGGCGGAGAAGACGTGGGGCCTGGCGCACAAGGGTGACGGGGTGCGGTTCTACGTCTTCGAGGAGATATCCAACCCCGCCTCCTTCAAGCGGGGTTACCGCGAGCTGCTGGACGCGGTGGACGCGGACGATCTGGAGAAGCAGCGCATCGTGGACGAGTGCAAGCGCGCGTTCGCGCTGAACACCGCGGTGTTCCGGGAGCTGGGCGAGGTGTTCCCGCTCAGCGCGTAG
- a CDS encoding MFS transporter, which produces MTSRTSLAARLAALLPDLSPWRSSADFRLLWVQGIVTYFGSFMALIALPLQIKDLTGSPLAVGAMGAVELVPLVVFGLYGGALADAADRRKVILATEAGLGLLALVLLVNAALPDPMLWPLYVVAGGVSALAGLQRPALDSLMARIVPHDQLGAAAALNSLRWQAGAIMGPALAGVVVAYAGHATAYAVTVVTFAVSVVLCRRLAPAPPAEQGTKPSLRGIAEGARYAWSRPVLLGTYAIDMAAMFFAFPNTIFPFLADELDAEWSLGLMYAAGSVGSLVLGLTSGWTSRVRRHGLFVVFGAAVWGLAIAAAGWFGNVGLVLVCLTVAGAGDMLSGLGRSTIWNQTIPEELRGRLAGIEVLSYSVGPQLGQVRAGGMAGWTGTRTAVWSGGVACVASVALLAAALPKLLTYDSETDEDALRRRARSEEALRAAAPTG; this is translated from the coding sequence GTGACCTCTCGCACCTCCCTCGCCGCCAGGCTGGCCGCGCTGCTTCCCGACCTCTCCCCCTGGCGTTCCTCGGCGGACTTCCGGCTGCTGTGGGTGCAGGGGATCGTCACCTACTTCGGCAGCTTCATGGCCCTGATCGCGCTGCCGCTCCAGATCAAGGACCTCACCGGGTCGCCGCTCGCGGTCGGCGCGATGGGCGCGGTCGAGCTGGTGCCGCTGGTCGTGTTCGGGCTCTACGGCGGTGCGCTCGCCGACGCGGCCGACCGCCGCAAGGTCATCCTGGCCACCGAGGCGGGGCTCGGTCTGCTCGCGCTCGTCCTGCTGGTGAACGCGGCGCTGCCCGACCCGATGCTGTGGCCGCTCTACGTGGTGGCCGGCGGTGTCTCCGCGCTCGCCGGGCTCCAGCGGCCCGCGCTGGACTCGCTGATGGCCCGCATCGTGCCGCACGACCAGCTGGGCGCGGCCGCCGCGCTGAACTCGCTGCGCTGGCAGGCCGGGGCGATCATGGGCCCGGCGCTGGCGGGTGTGGTGGTGGCCTATGCGGGGCACGCCACGGCGTACGCGGTGACCGTGGTCACGTTCGCCGTGTCCGTGGTGCTGTGCCGCAGGCTCGCGCCCGCGCCGCCCGCGGAGCAGGGGACGAAGCCGTCGCTGCGCGGCATCGCGGAGGGGGCGCGCTATGCCTGGAGCCGGCCTGTGCTGCTCGGGACCTACGCGATCGACATGGCGGCGATGTTCTTCGCCTTCCCGAACACGATCTTCCCGTTCCTCGCCGACGAGCTCGACGCCGAGTGGTCGCTGGGACTGATGTATGCGGCGGGCTCGGTGGGCTCCCTGGTGCTCGGCCTGACCAGCGGCTGGACCTCGCGGGTGCGGCGGCACGGGCTGTTCGTGGTGTTCGGTGCGGCCGTCTGGGGGCTGGCCATCGCGGCGGCCGGCTGGTTCGGCAACGTAGGGCTGGTGCTGGTCTGCCTGACGGTCGCCGGTGCGGGCGACATGCTCAGCGGGCTCGGCCGTTCGACCATCTGGAACCAGACGATCCCGGAGGAGCTGCGGGGCCGGCTCGCGGGCATCGAGGTGCTGTCGTACAGCGTCGGCCCGCAGCTGGGGCAGGTGCGGGCCGGCGGCATGGCGGGGTGGACGGGGACCAGGACCGCGGTCTGGTCCGGGGGCGTGGCCTGCGTCGCCTCGGTGGCGCTGCTGGCCGCGGCCCTGCCGAAGCTGCTCACGTACGACTCCGAGACGGACGAGGACGCCCTGCGCCGACGGGCACGGAGCGAGGAGGCCCTGCGGGCGGCGGCACCGACGGGCTGA
- a CDS encoding ABC transporter permease, with the protein MSTTTLTPTPTDAVVTAPAGKIHDEGRIGLRNNLRHIGALVRRNLLQIKKDPESMFDALLMPVIFTLLFVYVFGGSVGGSMGGGRQEYLNYLIPGLMAMMGMNIAMAVGSGVNDDFRKGVMDRFRTMPIARSSVLIAKIVVELGRMMVATFILLGMGFALGMELQESVLGMIEAIALSAAFGAAIMWIFILLGLTLKTSQAVQGMGMLVLMPLQFGSSIFAPTKTMPGWLQTFTDYNPLSNLADAARALMMGGPLAHSVWVTLGWTVVITAVMAPLAVAKFRKKS; encoded by the coding sequence ATGAGCACGACGACTCTGACGCCCACCCCCACCGACGCGGTCGTGACGGCCCCCGCCGGGAAGATCCACGACGAGGGCCGGATCGGACTGCGGAACAACCTGCGCCACATCGGAGCACTGGTGCGGCGCAACCTGCTCCAGATCAAGAAGGATCCGGAGTCGATGTTCGACGCGCTCCTGATGCCGGTCATCTTCACTCTGCTGTTCGTGTACGTCTTCGGCGGCTCCGTCGGCGGCAGCATGGGCGGCGGCCGGCAGGAGTACCTGAACTACCTGATCCCCGGTCTGATGGCGATGATGGGCATGAACATCGCCATGGCAGTCGGCTCCGGGGTCAACGACGACTTCCGCAAGGGGGTCATGGACCGGTTCCGCACGATGCCGATCGCCCGTTCCTCGGTGCTCATAGCGAAGATCGTGGTCGAGCTCGGACGCATGATGGTCGCCACGTTCATCCTGCTGGGCATGGGCTTCGCCCTCGGCATGGAGCTCCAGGAGTCCGTCCTCGGCATGATCGAGGCGATCGCCCTGTCGGCCGCGTTCGGCGCCGCCATCATGTGGATCTTCATCCTGCTCGGGCTGACTCTCAAGACCTCCCAGGCCGTCCAGGGAATGGGGATGCTCGTGCTGATGCCTCTCCAGTTCGGCTCCTCGATCTTCGCCCCGACGAAGACGATGCCCGGCTGGCTCCAGACCTTCACCGACTACAACCCGCTGTCCAACCTGGCCGACGCCGCACGCGCCCTGATGATGGGGGGCCCGCTGGCCCACTCGGTCTGGGTGACGCTCGGCTGGACCGTGGTCATCACCGCGGTCATGGCCCCGCTCGCGGTGGCCAAGTTCCGCAAGAAGTCCTGA
- a CDS encoding site-2 protease family protein has protein sequence MTTAPARSDRRISPVFLGIAAVTAVSGWAVWTDFAEQPGFATFLFVTAAWVVSLCLHEYAHARTALHSGDISIGAKGYLTLNPLKYTHALLSIVLPVLFVIMGGIGLPGGAVFIERGRIRGRWRHSLISAAGPLTNVLFALVCTAPFWLDALDGVPVSFRYALGFLALLQVTAAILNSVPVPGLDGYGVIEPWLSHSVRRAVEPIAPFGLIAVFGLLWVPEVNAAFFDAIDAILRSLGVSEFETYCGLDAYRFWQTQNPVCSMNG, from the coding sequence ATGACCACCGCACCAGCTCGCAGCGACCGGCGGATCAGCCCGGTCTTCCTCGGAATCGCCGCCGTGACGGCGGTCTCCGGCTGGGCGGTGTGGACGGACTTCGCCGAACAGCCGGGCTTCGCCACGTTCCTGTTCGTCACTGCGGCCTGGGTCGTCTCGCTCTGTCTCCACGAGTACGCCCACGCCCGGACGGCCCTGCACAGCGGCGACATCTCCATCGGCGCCAAGGGATACTTGACCCTCAACCCCTTGAAGTACACACATGCGCTGCTGAGCATCGTGCTGCCCGTGCTCTTCGTGATCATGGGCGGCATCGGGCTGCCCGGTGGCGCCGTCTTCATCGAGCGGGGCCGGATCCGCGGCCGCTGGCGGCACAGCCTGATCTCGGCGGCGGGCCCGCTGACGAACGTCCTGTTCGCGCTCGTGTGCACCGCGCCGTTCTGGCTGGACGCGCTGGACGGCGTCCCGGTCTCCTTCCGGTACGCACTGGGCTTCCTGGCGCTGCTCCAGGTGACGGCCGCGATCCTGAACTCCGTACCGGTGCCGGGGCTGGACGGATACGGGGTGATCGAGCCGTGGCTCTCGCACTCGGTCCGGCGCGCGGTGGAGCCGATCGCGCCGTTCGGGCTGATCGCGGTCTTCGGGCTGCTGTGGGTGCCCGAGGTGAACGCGGCCTTCTTCGACGCCATCGACGCGATTCTGCGGTCGCTGGGCGTCAGCGAGTTCGAGACGTACTGCGGTCTCGACGCCTACCGGTTCTGGCAGACGCAGAATCCGGTCTGCTCGATGAACGGGTAG